A region from the Stutzerimonas stutzeri genome encodes:
- the dacB gene encoding D-alanyl-D-alanine carboxypeptidase/D-alanyl-D-alanine endopeptidase — protein sequence MSTFFGRVAIASLTLPLAFPVFADAINQTLPPRVAQALKANKIESSALSVVMLPLNSNASPTYINADVSVNPASTMKLVTTYAALELLGPNHQWKTEFYADGPIENGTLKGNLYLKGGGDPKLNMEKLWLLLRDLRANGVQTVTGDLVLDRSHFVQPSLPVFDDDGNDKNKPFLVGPDSLLVNLKALRFIARNDNGQVDVAVEPPIAAVRIDNRIQALPKAKCPGWPDIRYNPIEDADGVTVVATGKLAAGCSGQTYLSLLDHQHYAAGAVRAIWKELGGNILGGDRVAQVPKDARMVARAYSPDLVEIIRDINKYSNNTMARQLFLSLGAAFRNETDADDSKAAQRVIRQWLAKKGLISPHLVIENGSGLSRAERVSAREMAALLKAAWQSPYAAEFISSMPLAAVDGTMRKRLRNTGVAGKAHIKTGTLNTVRAIAGYSRDGAGNTWAVVAILNHPRPWGASSVLDQVLVSLYNRPDNTSTAQR from the coding sequence ATGAGCACGTTTTTCGGTCGTGTCGCCATCGCCTCGCTGACCCTGCCGCTGGCTTTCCCGGTCTTCGCCGACGCGATCAACCAAACGCTGCCGCCGCGGGTCGCTCAGGCGCTCAAAGCGAACAAGATCGAGAGCAGCGCCCTGTCCGTCGTGATGCTGCCACTCAATAGCAATGCATCGCCGACCTATATAAACGCCGATGTATCGGTCAATCCCGCCTCGACGATGAAGCTGGTCACGACCTACGCCGCGCTGGAACTGTTGGGTCCCAACCATCAATGGAAGACCGAGTTCTACGCCGACGGCCCGATCGAAAACGGGACACTGAAGGGCAACCTCTATCTCAAGGGCGGCGGTGATCCCAAGCTCAACATGGAAAAGCTATGGCTGCTGCTGCGTGACTTGCGCGCCAATGGCGTGCAAACCGTGACCGGCGACCTGGTGCTCGACCGTAGCCATTTCGTCCAGCCGTCACTGCCCGTTTTCGATGACGATGGCAACGACAAGAACAAGCCCTTCCTGGTTGGCCCCGACTCGCTGCTGGTCAACCTCAAGGCACTTCGCTTCATTGCGCGCAACGACAATGGGCAGGTAGACGTCGCGGTCGAGCCTCCAATCGCCGCAGTCCGTATCGATAACCGCATTCAGGCGCTGCCCAAGGCCAAGTGTCCCGGCTGGCCGGACATTCGCTACAACCCCATCGAGGATGCCGACGGCGTTACCGTGGTGGCGACCGGCAAACTCGCCGCCGGCTGTAGCGGCCAAACCTATCTATCGCTACTCGACCATCAACATTACGCAGCCGGTGCCGTCCGAGCGATCTGGAAGGAACTGGGCGGCAATATCCTGGGCGGCGATCGGGTCGCCCAGGTGCCGAAGGATGCGCGAATGGTTGCCCGCGCCTATTCGCCCGATCTGGTCGAGATCATTCGCGATATCAACAAGTACAGCAACAACACCATGGCACGGCAGCTGTTTTTGAGCCTAGGCGCAGCGTTTCGCAACGAAACGGACGCCGACGATTCGAAAGCCGCGCAGCGGGTCATTCGGCAGTGGCTGGCGAAAAAGGGCCTGATCTCACCGCACCTGGTGATCGAGAACGGATCCGGCCTGTCTCGTGCCGAGCGCGTGAGTGCGCGCGAGATGGCCGCCTTGCTCAAGGCAGCCTGGCAAAGCCCCTATGCCGCGGAGTTCATTTCATCGATGCCGCTCGCGGCCGTCGACGGCACCATGCGCAAGCGCCTGCGCAACACCGGAGTGGCCGGCAAGGCGCACATCAAGACCGGAACCCTGAACACGGTACGAGCCATCGCTGGCTATAGCCGTGACGGCGCGGGCAATACCTGGGCGGTCGTCGCGATCCTCAACCATCCCCGGCCATGGGGCGCATCCTCGGTGCTGGATCAGGTGTTGGTCAGCCTCTATAACCGGCCGGACAACACCAGCACGGCACAGCGATAG
- a CDS encoding YggL family protein encodes MATNRSRRLRKKLCVDEFQELGFEVNLTYRDGIEAKAVDDFLEAFLNEAIEANGLGYIGGEDYGFVCLASRGSVNEEQRGQVEAWLKGRNELSEFNVSPLMDVWYPENEINAKA; translated from the coding sequence ATGGCTACCAATCGCTCGCGTCGCTTGCGCAAGAAACTCTGTGTCGACGAATTCCAGGAGCTGGGGTTCGAGGTCAATCTGACCTACCGCGACGGCATCGAAGCCAAGGCTGTGGACGACTTCCTGGAAGCGTTCCTGAACGAAGCCATCGAGGCCAACGGCCTGGGTTATATCGGCGGCGAGGATTACGGCTTCGTGTGTCTGGCCAGCCGCGGCTCGGTCAACGAAGAACAGCGTGGTCAGGTCGAGGCGTGGCTCAAAGGGCGCAACGAACTGTCCGAGTTCAACGTGAGCCCATTGATGGACGTCTGGTATCCAGAGAACGAGATCAACGCTAAGGCGTGA
- a CDS encoding FUSC family protein — translation MKKPFWKVVGWQPGRPAWGAAAVAGLGCALPLLLGLFSGHAGFLWATVGAFQAAKANPLHRLGMLRMLLLIGLGAGSAGLGFWSATHPLISLGLFAFYGLLLAWLQRYGSEAGKLGIGLAICLCLGQGQHGIGDFNNPQAIAVLFALGGLWVTLLAFGLRGMHGLRMWPYMPRLLSLMKVLRRRARRTPIRQWRLHALAYILAAATGGLIVTLGELPRGYWLTLAVFTTLQMDLQRSLTRALQASLGIFCAAAVLIYMGHSLADPPMMVMIMLPLVMLSRAFQAHHYGLFVLQTTLSFVLLAETLAQDWDLPQLRLINAAIGVSVALGVTLLMYLLRRLIARITLRRFGRNTATDQGNNDSITP, via the coding sequence ATGAAGAAGCCATTCTGGAAAGTTGTCGGCTGGCAGCCCGGCCGCCCCGCCTGGGGTGCCGCCGCTGTTGCAGGGTTGGGTTGTGCATTGCCGCTCCTGCTCGGCTTGTTCAGCGGTCATGCCGGCTTTCTTTGGGCCACGGTCGGCGCTTTCCAGGCCGCCAAGGCGAACCCGCTGCACCGGCTCGGCATGCTACGGATGTTGCTGCTGATCGGTCTAGGCGCAGGCAGCGCCGGGCTCGGCTTCTGGTCGGCGACGCATCCGCTGATCAGCCTCGGCCTGTTCGCCTTCTACGGTCTGCTGTTGGCGTGGCTGCAGCGCTATGGCAGCGAGGCTGGCAAGCTCGGAATCGGTCTGGCCATCTGCCTGTGCCTCGGCCAAGGCCAGCACGGCATCGGTGACTTCAACAATCCTCAGGCTATCGCCGTGCTTTTCGCGCTAGGCGGGCTTTGGGTCACCCTGCTCGCCTTCGGCCTGCGTGGCATGCACGGCTTACGTATGTGGCCGTACATGCCACGGCTGCTGAGCTTGATGAAAGTACTGCGGCGCCGCGCGCGGCGTACACCGATTCGCCAATGGCGACTGCATGCCCTGGCCTACATACTCGCCGCTGCCACAGGCGGCCTGATCGTGACGCTTGGCGAGCTTCCCAGGGGCTACTGGCTGACTCTGGCCGTCTTCACGACCTTGCAAATGGATTTGCAACGCAGCCTGACACGGGCCCTACAAGCCAGCCTCGGGATCTTCTGCGCAGCGGCGGTACTGATCTACATGGGCCATAGTTTGGCCGATCCGCCAATGATGGTGATGATCATGCTGCCACTGGTGATGCTCAGCCGGGCCTTCCAGGCACATCACTACGGGCTTTTCGTCCTACAGACGACGTTGAGTTTCGTATTGCTGGCGGAAACGCTCGCGCAAGACTGGGATCTTCCGCAGCTGCGCCTCATCAATGCCGCCATCGGGGTGAGCGTGGCGCTGGGCGTGACCCTGTTGATGTACCTGCTACGCCGGTTGATCGCCCGAATTACGTTGCGTAGATTCGGGCGAAACACTGCAACCGATCAGGGAAACAATGACTCGATCACGCCTTAG
- a CDS encoding deoxyguanosinetriphosphate triphosphohydrolase — protein MDWHTLLNRERLGKSVHSNEELGRSPFHKDHDRIIFSGAFRRLGRKTQVHPVSSNDHIHTRLTHSLEVSCVGRSLGMRVGEVLRDEMPEWCTPADLGMIIQSACLAHDIGNPPFGHSGEDAIRHWFQQAARRGWLDDMSDAERADFLNFEGNAQGFRVLTQLEYHQFDGGTRLTYATLGTYLKYPWTSRHAEALGYKKHKFGCYQSELALLEQIAAKLGLPKLDEQRWARHPLVYLMEAADDICYGLIDLEDGLEMDLLDYSEVEALLLNLVGDDLPETYRQLGPGDSRRRKLAILRGKAIEHLTNAAARAFVDQQQALLAGTLTGDLVEHMHGPAKKCVLQAKAMAREKIFQDKRKTLHEIGAYTTLEILLNAFCGAALEQHGGRELSFKNRRILDLLGGNAPKADWPLYQSFVRVIDFIAGMTDSYATEMAGEMTGRSSPT, from the coding sequence TTGGACTGGCACACCCTGCTGAACCGTGAACGTCTCGGTAAATCCGTTCACAGCAATGAAGAGCTCGGTCGAAGCCCGTTTCACAAGGATCACGACAGGATCATCTTTTCCGGAGCCTTTCGCCGGCTTGGGCGCAAGACTCAGGTGCATCCGGTTTCCAGCAACGATCACATTCACACACGCCTGACGCACTCACTCGAAGTCAGCTGCGTTGGCCGCTCACTCGGCATGCGCGTTGGCGAAGTGCTACGCGATGAAATGCCCGAATGGTGCACCCCGGCCGACCTTGGAATGATTATCCAATCGGCCTGCCTGGCTCACGACATTGGCAACCCTCCGTTCGGGCACTCCGGCGAGGACGCCATCCGCCACTGGTTCCAGCAAGCTGCACGGAGGGGCTGGCTGGATGACATGAGCGATGCCGAGCGGGCCGACTTTCTTAATTTCGAAGGCAATGCGCAGGGGTTCAGGGTCCTGACCCAGCTCGAATACCACCAGTTCGACGGCGGCACCCGCCTGACCTATGCGACGCTTGGCACCTACCTCAAATACCCGTGGACATCGCGCCATGCCGAGGCGCTTGGATACAAGAAACACAAGTTCGGTTGTTACCAGAGTGAGCTCGCCCTGCTCGAGCAGATCGCCGCGAAGCTTGGCTTGCCGAAGCTGGACGAACAGCGCTGGGCACGCCACCCTCTGGTTTATCTGATGGAAGCAGCCGATGACATCTGTTACGGCCTGATCGACCTCGAAGATGGGCTGGAGATGGACCTGCTCGACTACAGCGAGGTCGAGGCTCTGCTGCTGAACCTGGTCGGTGACGATCTGCCGGAAACCTATCGCCAACTCGGGCCCGGAGACTCACGCCGACGCAAGCTGGCGATTCTCAGAGGCAAGGCGATCGAGCACCTGACCAACGCCGCGGCACGGGCGTTCGTGGATCAACAGCAAGCCCTTCTGGCCGGCACACTGACCGGCGATCTGGTCGAGCACATGCATGGCCCTGCGAAGAAGTGTGTGTTGCAAGCCAAAGCCATGGCGCGGGAAAAGATCTTCCAGGACAAGCGCAAGACGCTGCATGAAATCGGCGCTTACACCACCCTCGAAATTTTGCTCAACGCCTTCTGCGGTGCGGCACTGGAGCAGCACGGCGGACGCGAGCTGTCGTTCAAGAACCGCCGTATATTGGACCTGCTTGGCGGTAACGCCCCGAAAGCCGACTGGCCTCTGTATCAGTCCTTCGTGCGGGTCATCGACTTCATTGCCGGCATGACCGACAGCTACGCGACCGAAATGGCCGGCGAAATGACCGGACGCTCGAGCCCGACGTGA
- a CDS encoding phage holin family protein, whose product METKHNDEAPAPSIKKMGGALAGLVQGHLELIGIEIQEERTRVFKLFLLASISLILGLLILVGLSAAIVIAFWDSNPIAAILILCALYAIALVICISRATHLAKESASPFQATVEELARNRERLLP is encoded by the coding sequence ATGGAAACCAAGCACAACGATGAGGCTCCGGCCCCTTCCATCAAGAAGATGGGCGGCGCCCTCGCAGGGCTTGTCCAAGGGCACCTGGAGCTGATCGGGATCGAGATCCAGGAAGAACGCACACGGGTGTTCAAGCTGTTTCTGCTCGCCAGCATCAGCCTGATACTCGGCTTGTTGATTCTGGTAGGGCTCTCCGCTGCGATTGTGATTGCCTTCTGGGATAGCAATCCGATTGCCGCGATTCTCATCCTCTGCGCGCTATATGCCATCGCGCTGGTGATCTGCATCAGCCGAGCGACCCACCTCGCCAAGGAAAGCGCTTCGCCGTTCCAGGCCACGGTCGAAGAATTGGCACGCAACCGGGAGCGTTTACTACCATGA